One Coffea arabica cultivar ET-39 chromosome 5c, Coffea Arabica ET-39 HiFi, whole genome shotgun sequence DNA window includes the following coding sequences:
- the LOC140007295 gene encoding dehydration-responsive element-binding protein 2B-like, giving the protein MRGKGGQENASCTYKGVWKQTWGKWVAEYANPIVVSTSGWELSTPLTRQPLLTVLQHVSLAGIKVGCKQQIPFQQNSFLNYASSSSSNDLPQYHGNEGLVFKTKPEVTATGYPHGYNNSGVTSVMSNNNNVVDDNGNKVVKSEEGNMEEVWNILNINLPETDDSVGEIG; this is encoded by the exons ATGAGAGGCAAAGGCGGACAAGAGAATGCTTCCTGCACCTACAAAGGAGTCTGGAAGCAGACTTGGGGCAAGTGGGTGGCAGAATACGCGAACCCAATCGTGGTTAGCACCTCTGGTTGGGAACTTTCAACACCGCTCACGAGGCAGCCATTGCTTACGGTACTGCAGCACGTAAGCT TGGCGGGAATCAAGGTGGGTTGCAAGCAACAAATTCCTTTTCAACAAAATTCATTCCTGAATTATGCATCCAGCAGTAGCTCCAATGATCTACCCCAGTATCACGGAAATGAAGGGTTGGTTTTCAAGACGAAGCCAGAAGTAACTGCAACAGGTTACCCCCATGGGTACAACAACTCTGGTGTAACATCAGTTATGAGCAACAATAACAACGTTGTTGACGACAATGGAAATAAGGTAGTCAAAAGTGAGGAAGGAAATATGGAAGAAGTGTGGAATATCTTAAATATCAATTTACCAGAGACAGACGACTCTGTTGGGGAAATCGGGTAA